From Vitis vinifera cultivar Pinot Noir 40024 chromosome 3, ASM3070453v1, the proteins below share one genomic window:
- the LOC100243471 gene encoding basic leucine zipper 23, which translates to MAMDDGELDFSNQDVFSSPNMADLPSSCSMDSFFDEILKDTHACTHTHTCNPPGPDFSHTHTCFHVHTKIVPAPAEDNIATDDTAESAEKKSKKRPLGNREAVRKYREKKKARAASLEDEVVRLRSLNQQLLKRLQGQAALEAEVARLKCLLVDIRGRIEGEIGSFPYQKSAKSGDGYPNMVNQSLSGAFVMNPCNLQCDDQVYCLHPGVEAKNGEAAGLNGQGFNGCDFENIPCVGNPSAALKELPGCGVGNGITANSSIPNKRRRGSGSNS; encoded by the exons ATGGCCATGGACGACGGAGAACTTGACTTTTCAAACCAAGATGTATTTTCGAGTCCAAATATGGCGGACCTTCCTAGCAGTTGCTCTATGGATAGCTTTTTTGATGAAATTCTGAAGGATACTCATGCTTGCACTCATACTCATACATGTAATCCACCCGGGCCTGATTTTTCACATACACACACTTGTTTTCATGTTCACACCAAAATCGTACCGGCTCCAGCTGAGGACAACATAGCGACGGATGATACAGCAGAGTCTGCAgagaagaaatcaaagaaacGCCCATTGGGCAATAGGGAAGCAGTTCGAAAGTATCGGGAGAAGAAGAAGGCTCGGGCcgcatccttggaggatgaggTTGTGAGATTGAGGTCTCTGAATCAGCAGTTGTTGAAGAGGTTGCAGGGGCAGGCTGCATTGGAGGCAGAGGTTGCAAGGCTCAAGTGCTTGCTTGTGGATATCAGGGGAAGGATTGAAGGAGAGATTGGATCATTTCCTTATCAGAAATCAGCCAAGAGTGGGGACGGATATCCAAACATGGTCAATCAAAGCTTGTCTGGGGCTTTTGTGATGAACCCATGTAACCTGCAGTGTGATGATCAGGTTTATTGCCTTCATCCAGGGGTGGAAGCCAAAAATGGGGAAGCTGCAGGTTTAAATGGTCAAGGATTTAACGGTTGTGATTTTGAGAATATACCGTGTGTGGGGAATCCAAGCGCTGCACTAAAGGAGCTTCCTGGTTGTGGAGTTGGGAATGGGATAACCGCCAATTCTTCCATCCCAAATAAGAGAAG GAGAGGATCGGGCAGCAACAGCTAG